Proteins encoded in a region of the Pseudostreptobacillus hongkongensis genome:
- a CDS encoding ATP-dependent DNA helicase, which produces MIEKIYNTLFERFNFEPRKDQIEMSLYIDENMLSNNPILVEAETGSGKTMAYLIPTILKALNENKNVVISTNTLNLQDQLLKKELPIIEEIFGEKIEYTLIKGRSNYVCKRKLQEYYDRNKKPEISKLIDEIFKTKNGDRSELKSNISTNIWSEIASERETTLYKKCPFYETCFYYNKKRENEKAKVFVVNHHILMLDRILRNESSTSLIPDYQILIIDEAHNLENVVRKYYSYTFSFKEMSKCLGLLYNRSAKSVDKAGLILKILSKIEEYSNNFEVDNLKDILIDDMDYIYDNIMNIMKMINEKIPNIKFNGNLTNILKNIDFKSILNNIESRIKEVDTRIGEISKFLENNTDIDKENEMVFLNNMISKVISLFENLKINFEFNFDEYIYWVKSEDGVYLNLNTTPYYIAERFHDEFIKKVESMILVSATLTTNSNFDYLKQSLGIKESNEKIIKSSFDYKNQMNLLLPTNISEPNSLTFRDEASKFILDYTIKNKGKTFVLFTSYIDLEYISEYLKKHSDLNILKQGDYERVELIRKFKKEKKSVLLGTDSFWEGVDIQGEALSSVIIMKMPFQVPDDPIVKSISEKYGSRSFVDFQLPYAIIKLKQGVGRLIRSKNDKGNVIILDKRLYTKSYGKIVLKSLPNANIEILDLESIINYNSQI; this is translated from the coding sequence ATGATAGAAAAAATATATAATACTCTTTTTGAAAGGTTTAATTTTGAACCAAGAAAAGATCAAATTGAAATGTCATTGTATATAGATGAGAATATGCTTTCAAATAACCCTATTCTTGTAGAAGCTGAAACAGGTTCTGGTAAAACGATGGCATATTTAATACCAACTATATTAAAGGCATTAAATGAAAATAAAAATGTAGTAATTTCAACAAATACTTTAAATTTGCAAGATCAATTATTAAAAAAGGAATTACCTATAATAGAAGAAATTTTTGGTGAAAAAATAGAGTATACTTTAATAAAGGGAAGAAGTAATTATGTCTGTAAAAGAAAATTACAAGAATATTATGATAGAAATAAGAAACCTGAGATATCTAAATTAATTGATGAGATATTTAAAACAAAAAATGGTGATAGATCAGAGCTTAAATCTAATATATCAACTAATATATGGAGTGAAATAGCTTCTGAAAGGGAAACAACTTTATATAAAAAATGTCCATTTTATGAAACTTGCTTTTACTATAATAAAAAAAGAGAAAATGAAAAAGCTAAAGTATTTGTTGTCAATCACCATATATTAATGCTTGATAGGATATTAAGAAATGAATCATCTACATCACTTATTCCAGATTATCAAATTTTAATTATAGATGAAGCACATAATTTAGAAAATGTAGTTAGAAAATATTATTCTTATACTTTTTCTTTTAAAGAAATGTCTAAATGTTTAGGATTATTATACAATAGAAGTGCTAAAAGTGTTGATAAAGCAGGTCTTATTTTAAAAATACTATCTAAAATTGAAGAATATAGCAATAACTTTGAAGTTGATAATTTAAAAGACATACTTATAGATGATATGGACTATATTTATGATAATATTATGAATATTATGAAAATGATAAATGAGAAAATTCCAAATATTAAATTTAATGGGAATCTAACTAATATTTTAAAAAATATAGATTTTAAAAGTATACTTAATAATATAGAATCAAGAATAAAAGAAGTAGATACAAGAATTGGTGAAATAAGTAAATTTTTAGAAAATAATACAGATATAGATAAAGAAAATGAAATGGTATTTTTAAATAATATGATTTCTAAAGTTATATCATTATTTGAAAATCTTAAAATTAATTTTGAATTTAACTTTGATGAGTATATTTATTGGGTTAAAAGTGAAGATGGAGTTTATTTAAATTTAAATACTACACCTTATTATATCGCAGAAAGATTTCATGATGAGTTTATAAAAAAAGTAGAAAGTATGATCCTTGTTTCTGCAACATTAACTACAAATTCAAATTTTGATTATTTAAAACAAAGTTTAGGAATAAAAGAATCTAATGAAAAAATTATTAAATCATCATTTGATTATAAAAATCAGATGAATTTATTGTTGCCTACTAATATTTCTGAACCAAATTCATTAACTTTTAGAGATGAAGCATCTAAGTTTATACTAGATTACACTATTAAAAATAAAGGGAAAACTTTTGTTCTATTTACTTCGTATATAGATTTAGAATACATATCAGAATATTTAAAAAAACATAGTGATTTGAATATTTTAAAACAAGGTGATTATGAAAGGGTAGAATTAATAAGAAAGTTTAAAAAAGAGAAAAAATCAGTACTTTTAGGAACGGATAGTTTCTGGGAAGGTGTAGATATACAAGGAGAAGCCTTAAGTAGTGTTATAATCATGAAAATGCCTTTTCAAGTTCCAGATGATCCTATAGTAAAATCTATCTCTGAAAAATATGGTTCAAGATCGTTTGTTGATTTTCAACTACCTTATGCAATAATTAAACTTAAGCAAGGTGTTGGAAGATTAATTAGATCTAAAAATGATAAAGGTAATGTTATTATACTTGATAAAAGACTATATACAAAAAGCTATGGAAAAATAGTTTTAAAATCACTTCCAAATGCAAATATTGAAATATTAGATTTAGAAAGTATAATTAACTATAATTCACAAATTTAA